In bacterium, the sequence CATGTACGACTACACGCACCCCTTGAGCGATGCCCTGGAGTTCATCACCCACTCCATCTGCACCCTGGAGTTCGAAAACCACCGCCCCCTCTACGACTGGGCCGTGGACAACGTAAGCGCGCCCTGCAAGCCGCGCCAGATCGAGTTCGCCCGCCTCAACCTCAGCTACACGGTGATGAGCAAGCGCAAGCTGCTCCAGCTGGTGAAGGAAGGACGGGTGGACGGCTGGGACGACCCGCGCCTGCCCACCCTGTGCGGCCTGCGCCGCCGGGGCTACACGCCGGAGGCGATCCGCGACTTCTGCGAGCGCATCGGAGTGGCCAAGCGGGACAGCGTGGTGGACGTCCAGCTGCTGGAGCATTGCCTGCGCGAGGACCTCAACCGCCGCGCGCCGCGGCGCATGGCCGTGCTGGATCCGCTCCCCGTCACCATCGAGAACTGGGAGCCGGGGCGGGTGGAGTGGCTGGAGGCGGTCAACAACCCGGAGGACGGGGCCGCGGGCACGCGGTCCGTGCCTTTCTCGGGGGAGCTGTTCATCGAGCGCGATGACTTCATGGAGGATCCTCCCAAGAAGTGGTTTCGACTGGCGCCGGGGGCCGAGGTGCGCCTGCGCTGGGGCTACCTGTTCACCTGCACCCAGGTGATCAGGGACGCCGATGGACGGGTGGCGCGTCTCACGGGGCGGATCGATCCCGCCAGCCGCGGTGGCAACGCCCCCGACGGCCGCAAGGTGAAGGGCACCATCCACTGGGTGAGCGCCGCCCACGCCGTGGCGGCCGAGGTGCGTCTCTACGACCACCTCTTCGCCGTGGAGAAACCTGGAGGAGAGCGGGACTTCCTGGAGGATCTCAACCCGGATTCCCTCGTCATCCGCCGGGACTGCCGCCTGGAGCCGGCGCTGGCGGAGGCCAAGGCGGGCGAGCCCGTGCAGTTCGAGCGCCTGGGCTACTTCAATCGTGATTCCCGGGTGGACGGTCTCGTCTTCAACCGCACCGTCGGCCTGCGGGACACGTGGTCCAAAGAGATGTCCAAGGGGTG encodes:
- a CDS encoding glutamine--tRNA ligase/YqeY domain fusion protein, which codes for MDPSTPTAGRDFIRQIIDADLASGKHLNVVTRFPPEPNGYLHIGHAKAICLNFGLAAEYGQRVPARCHLRFDDTNPEKEEQEYIDAIEADVRWLGFDWGGHLYHASDYFQQLYDFSEELIGKGLAYVDDQSAEQIRATRGTLTEPGVDSPWRGRSVEENLDLFRRMRAGEFPDGSRVLRARVDMASPNLNLRDPALWRIRRAPHPRTGEAWLIYPMYDYTHPLSDALEFITHSICTLEFENHRPLYDWAVDNVSAPCKPRQIEFARLNLSYTVMSKRKLLQLVKEGRVDGWDDPRLPTLCGLRRRGYTPEAIRDFCERIGVAKRDSVVDVQLLEHCLREDLNRRAPRRMAVLDPLPVTIENWEPGRVEWLEAVNNPEDGAAGTRSVPFSGELFIERDDFMEDPPKKWFRLAPGAEVRLRWGYLFTCTQVIRDADGRVARLTGRIDPASRGGNAPDGRKVKGTIHWVSAAHAVAAEVRLYDHLFAVEKPGGERDFLEDLNPDSLVIRRDCRLEPALAEAKAGEPVQFERLGYFNRDSRVDGLVFNRTVGLRDTWSKEMSKG